The genomic interval atctctctctctctctctctctctctctctctctctctctgtgtgtttcTTTTGGTGAGATTTCATGGTCGTAAATTATACGGAAGATTGCATTCGTTTCAGTCAGTCATTTtcccattatttttttataaatgcagGAGCCGTGGCAAGGATAACATGCAAAGCTGTTGATGAGAGAGGGTACGAGGAAGTTCCCTTATCCGTATTAAGCAATGAATGCGATGCAAAGGGTTACTTCCTGGCAACattatcttcttcctttcttaaGGAAAACTGGAAGATAAAAGAATGCAAGGCATTCCTAGAACATTCTCCCCTGAAAACATGTAATGTTCCTATTGATGTTAACCATGGAATCACTGGTGCTCTCCTTTCGTCTTACCGCATTCTCAATGACAATCATATGAAGTTATACTCTGTGGGGCCTTTCTTCTACACCTCTGAAACTCAGTCACTCCCTAATGGTTATTAGAGGGCGACATTCTTGATtcgttttttgttttgcttttgtttctGTATTGATTTGGTTTGTGGTCTGGGAATGTGATCATTGTATTGAACTCTTGtgtattattgattttatttttggtgatcAGAGGATAATGCCTCTGCCATTTGAGAGATTTGTAATGAGATTTATTGAATTAATAAGTTAAGGGATTACTTAAGCATGCTGATCAGTTTTCTTATCTTCCATTTGATATAGATGATGAGATGCACATTATAAAGTATTGAGCCATGTCATTAAATTCTgcattaaaaaatgtttaataattaatggattacttcaaacttaaaaaatgtttaatatttattcactttttataaAGTGGGATATACATTAAGTAAACTCCTAAATAACAATAGAGAGATTGACAAAATAGTAACCCTTACGACGGAGGGAATGAGAAATGaaagttgcagtcgtgagtgtacaAGAATATTgcaatcatttgaaaaaaagtgaataaatatgagacctacataaaaaagataaattttttaataatggactctattttttttcaaaataattacacggcgcttacgcactccacgaatgtatgtagcattactcggTTGGAATTCAATCGTTTcactataaattaattttaaaaaggaaataaattgaaaataaaataaaagaggattaaaaataaagaaaatagcgTACTATCTTGCATAGGAGGGGAAAGAAATTAAGGGATAAAGtggtatataatatttgatattttgagaagaaaaataaattggaaaGTAAATATAAACAGCCCTGAACAAGGTTTATTGAAGTTAGAGAATTTTCTATTTGAAGAAATTCTTGGgtctaattcatctcattaaaaTTAGTTCTATAGAAGATGATTGCtcattctttatatatatgccTAAGACCTTGTCTATAGACAATGTaggattattcctcaacaccctctATCATGTGTaggttagtatttttttttagtttttgtcaCGGGGTAAGTAGTGTAGGCCCATATTTGTCCTGTGgcagactctgataccatgaaaaaattaatgagtctaactcatattattaaattgattctataagagatgattgtttattccttataaacatgtctaagATCTTATACATAGACAATGTAAGACAATATAAGATTATTCCTCAAtactcatcatgatcatcaccAACATGGAAACAAAGAAAAGCAAGCGATAGAAGATGATCGAGTTGCTCGACCAAAATTTGAGATCAAAATGCTAGTATCGACTGATCTGTTAAAGGTTCtataatttattgtataatGTGTCAGGGTATGTTACCGTAGTTACATAGAATATTTTTCCTTCGAGAAACTTAATGATCATTAATGCATGCACTTGGAAGGAATGTGTCTCCCGGATCGGAGTGCCCCTGCGTTGACATGGAAGGCACTTGTAGAACACATTCCGTAAGCTACAACATTTAGAAAAAcaacgaaagaaagaaagaaaaaaaaatgaagagaattaAGGAAAAATACATGCATGGTGCTAGAGATGTTGACGAACCAAATTAAGTATCACAAGCTGCTGGATTCTGTTTGCCCCCACAAGTAATCTTTGCGTTCAAGCATGAGGATGAAATGGATTTGTCTTTCCCACCAATGGCCTTGTATTGCAAATCGATGTCGGTCAACTGAACACCCGTGCAAGGCACCAGTGAGCTGCAGCCTAGAGACACTGCGACAGGTGAAGTTGAGGTGCCCCTGATGTTCTTGTAACGAACGTTGCTAATCTTTACTTTGGATGGCTGcaacatcatgatcatgaaacAGATTCACacaaattaatgtttttttttaagcgagtatatatataattagagtaatgctactcttCATCGTAAATCTTGTTATTCTCAACCACCCTTGATTATAGTGCGTTTTAAGTGGCTTCACATGATGCCAACCAATTAAATGATAGCCATTTAAAACATGTCTGATAACAAGTATGCCTGAGGAGGACATAATTGATCAggataaagaataatatttctctatatcATGGTAAGGGATCAATCGATGGAGATAGCTGTAGATAGAAACTAAGATGTATTACCGCACTCTTATGCGAACCATATTTCTGATCTATAACAATAGGATTTTTAACTGAATCCATAATTATATCTTCGAAAGAGATGTCGGAAGCTTGGCTTGGAGGTGAGCCAGGCCAGGTTTTGATCCTCACACCGTTCGTGGTGCTATTGAATGTGCAATGAGTCACACGAATCCCGCTCACATCCTTCTCGTTATTGTACTTGCCAAGGCTGCCAACACTGCAAGATTATACGTAGAACCCAAAGTTGCAATGTCAACACCAGCCTGCATATCTATAGGGAATTGGCATTTAAATTTATGTGTGGATGGTATGAGTAGTGTTAGGTTCACAGAAGATCCCAACAAAAGTAATgttcacaaattgatatggctagttagagcattggcaatggcagaccaagtctaaaatttagctagaatcttaacttttagctataatattaatttttgactaAATGAATCTATATTAGACTAGCTACCTtagagttaaaataataatattattatattattatttattattatttttttttgcaaatacaattcatatattttctagATCTTCAtattttgtagaaataatgtgtctactctatcaatattcgcaatcagtagaataaataatgtgcatgtcatgcatgttttaccattcaaagagagagggaagtgatgaaatcataaaatattgatttctattgtgaatagtagctagccATGTTTGGAGAGTACTTAAGATTTTCTGTAGCTCAAGTCTTAAAGTTTGGACCATTGGCTAGTCTAATGTGGAgactttttctcacatctaacTAAAGTTTGGACTTGCATTGACATTTGGCTAGTCCATTACCAATGCTCTTAGATTAGACATGATATGTTAAATATTCGTTATAATAAAGAGTACTTCTACAATATGATGCAGTACCACATTAAATCATATCGGTTTGTACAacctctttgaaaaaagtgaactcacttataaaatctatttttttttttttttttgttaatgatgAGTTCCATTTTCAAAATGCTAGTTTACACGCTTTGGACATGCGTTTAGCATTATTCGTTCTAAATAAATTACCTTATGCCATGTCCGGGGCCACAAGTGACATTAGAGATGGTGACATGGGTTGTCCCTTGTCCAATGGAAATGCAATCATCACCTGTTCCAATTTTGGTGTTGGATACAGTGACAAGACTGGACCTGCTGATATGCATACCGTCGGTATTGGGGCTATTAGATGGAGCAATTATATTGAGGTCATGGGCGGTGAAGTTTTGGCAGTTAACGACGTGCGTGTGGAACGCTTTGCTATTGAGGGAAGTGATGCTACAAATCTCGGCGTTGTTCACACTGTAGAATTTGATTGACTGCATAAAACACAAGCCACATCATTCCTGTACTAGTGCagtcatatttatatatatatatatatttttcgtGAGCGGATAATTTGTGTAAGTATAAAGTGTGCAAAGGCTTACAGAGGGGAGAAGTTGGCAGTTGGAGTTTTGTTTGCAGTCATTGTACTTCCAGACAGTGGCACCTTGGCCATCGAAAGTTCCTCCGCCAGTAAGTAGCAAACCATTGAGGTTTTCGAAGGAAAACCATTCGGGAGAACTGTATTCAGAAACATCTGAGGTTGCTTGAATAGTTCCTTGAACTTCAACAGTCATAAAGCCCTTGCATGGCCCTGCAAACACGACTGGCCCTGTCACAAATGTTCCTTTGGGAATAAGAAGCTTAGCAGGACCACCAGATTTACAAGCTGCAACCCATGCCTTCATGAATGCCTGAATGAAATATTCAACATTATAATATAGGTTACTTGTTTAATTAGATATatgcatggttttttttttttttttaaaggataatTACGCTAAATCCTTTAATATATTTTACCTTTTAAGTATGTCTCTTAATTTATGGATCGTAATGGAATAACATAAATCTTCAATTGAAAGTACTGATGTTACTTTCAAGGCCGAggtcatttatatatatatatatatatatatatatatatatagcttttagCGAGTTCTTATGTAACGTCCTAAGAAAGCTTCAGATTACAATCAACTTGATCTTAAATTCCAAAGTCCTCACCAGGTCAAATCTATCGTAGATGTGTAGATCATGACGTAACTCAAAtcatacaacttttttttttttttttttaataaatttggatTGGCTCTAACACCGTTTGTGACAACCCAAAGAAGGCCCAAACCAATATAAGATTATATTGgctcaaatcatatatttttagttaGAATTGGTtttaataccatttgtaacgacTCAATAAAAGCTCAAATGATACATTTGTGATCGGAATTGGTTCTAATACCATTTATGATGATCCAAGGAAAGTCTAAATTATATATGTCTAGACTTACGTTttaaaggactagtcaatattACAAATGTAACTCTTTTGAAGATGTCATGATAAAGGATTTGAGTTTCTTCCTTCCAAAAAATATAGAATCTTATTCACCACCTTCCCACACACTTAACACAATTTGgggttattttaattattggggtatttcaattatttgtgTCATGAAATTCCCATACACAATCACACAATTAGTACTTATTTGCAACAATGCTTGAAAGGTCTAAATCACATATGGATTTATAATCCAAAAAGGCTAATCCATGcaagattatatataattgtgccCTTTAAAAAAGGGCtaacttctctctcccaagcaACATGAGATCATATTGACCACATTTCAAGACACAGTCATAATTTTGGATTTTACATGTTCGCTATGGggttatgaaaatcaaatatttttcacacTTTGGGGATTTTTGTCCTCTCAACATTCAAGATCACTTCATagatatttcttaaataaaaaaagtcatggACACTGGCCGTAAATATTGGTTAGTTAGTTAATGCAATAGACACTAATGACgttaacaaaacaaaataagagtTTTCTAAGATTGAGTACTGCAACTTTCAACATATTTGAATTAATTCAAGTGTAGTTGGAACGACGAAGGAGGTGGAGattaatgtgtgtgtgtgtgtgtgtatatatatatatatatatatatacgggcTAGCTAGGCCGTGAgatttttatatcatatcagGAAGGAGTGGTACTGCCGTTCGGATgcgaaagaaaataaatgttatCGTCTTTGGAACTCACCTGTACATTATCTTTATGGCCATCTGCCTTAGCACCATAACAAGTAACATCGAAAACGTTGGAACCAGCGCCACTAAGGCCACGACGGTGATCCGTAGATTCGGCGGCCACGCAAGAGAGCAGCGCTAAGGTCGTCCCTAGGACAATAATGGCTAATTTTGCTTCAAATCTTTCTGCAATGGCCATGGTAGCCTTAAGGGCTGGTCCTACGTACGCGGTTTGATCAATACGTTTAATTGCAAAAGCTCCAGGCTTACGGCtttttaatttatacaaatatatgcCTTGTTTTAGTATTAATGACTATCTATCCGTTACTCCTCAGCTATCTTTAGCAGTTTCCAAACAGAAACCTGAATGTGGATGTCCTTCACAAGAATTTGTTTcttaatgcatgcatgacaatgcGTAGCTAGCTTCCCcattattagtatttaattcTGATCTTTAACCTATATTAAAGAACCTTCCACGACCTAATTAATATGCAAACGTACGTCATTTTAGCCACCAAATTGAGAACCAGAAGTCTACCCCGAAAGTTTCTCACAAAAAATACCATCAAAGGCTTTCTTGATCAAGTCAAGACAGTGGACTgaacctatatatatagatatatatatatatatatatatatatattatttggagCTACTTTAACAGCTGCATATATAGTACTGTGAGTTTAATCTTATATATTTGGTATTGTTTTGCTGTTTTTGGTTTAAGAACTTTGGATAGCTATAGGGGTTGATTGATGATTCTGTGCTGGAGTACTTGATTTCAAATGATCGGATATATGTAGAGATTGGCATGCTGCATGGAACGCAAGTTCTATGTTCTCTTCTCTTCGtttctcttctcctctctcgGAGCGTGCACACGTTTCTTGCTGCGCCAAGGTGTTAATTATGGGCAGAGGAGATCATATATATCTCTGTTGCAGAGTTTCTGTTTCGTGATGTTTTCTGGTTGTACTTTTCATCACTGGGAGCATCCCCCGGCCCATGAATTCCTCCGCAAATTGTTGGGATCTGGACCAACATGTTTGAGCAAACTTCTGCTAGAATTTGAC from Juglans microcarpa x Juglans regia isolate MS1-56 chromosome 4S, Jm3101_v1.0, whole genome shotgun sequence carries:
- the LOC121262274 gene encoding exopolygalacturonase-like, producing MAIAERFEAKLAIIVLGTTLALLSCVAAESTDHRRGLSGAGSNVFDVTCYGAKADGHKDNVQAFMKAWVAACKSGGPAKLLIPKGTFVTGPVVFAGPCKGFMTVEVQGTIQATSDVSEYSSPEWFSFENLNGLLLTGGGTFDGQGATVWKYNDCKQNSNCQLLPSSIKFYSVNNAEICSITSLNSKAFHTHVVNCQNFTAHDLNIIAPSNSPNTDGMHISRSSLVTVSNTKIGTGDDCISIGQGTTHVTISNVTCGPGHGISVGSLGKYNNEKDVSGIRVTHCTFNSTTNGVRIKTWPGSPPSQASDISFEDIIMDSVKNPIVIDQKYGSHKSAPSKVKISNVRYKNIRGTSTSPVAVSLGCSSLVPCTGVQLTDIDLQYKAIGGKDKSISSSCLNAKITCGGKQNPAACDT